One segment of Castanea sativa cultivar Marrone di Chiusa Pesio chromosome 3, ASM4071231v1 DNA contains the following:
- the LOC142627561 gene encoding uncharacterized protein LOC142627561, giving the protein MTMVPAQNLSKEQYHQYLYGGYAGCGGGGGVYRENFGLMNRVEGYEYCSTESCLGSDLVVGQMADQDESRTNSFNEAGSSSKDNIHEERDEGWLQLSIGGHTQTQSTAIHNNNNNNNNKHDDHDHQVDPTARRDSRLIELDLLRGGGTSQQARPIGAPMLHVPPEFRAPRAIPNYPSAATSFSTSSLFFQHPGSSSNFPHQEINWAFRPISHNIGTVSSSTSSSPSYSPLMPIGNYFSRPFQYPSGVDVAGPSLDFRVIDPPRRPLSGIWFMLQASQNQVKEPFLPQIPKSYLRIKDGRMQVRFLMKYLVNKLRMDSESEIEITCRGQQLLPFLTLQHVRDNIWSTRDAVTTLLPDSSTTDHVMVLHYGRSA; this is encoded by the exons ATGACCATGGTTCCTGCTCAAAACCTCTCTAAAGAACAATATCATCAATATCTTTACGGAGGTTATGCTGGTTGTGGTGGCGGCGGCGGTGTTTATAGAGAAAATTTTGGTCTTATGAACCGTGTAGAAGGTTATGAATATTGTAGTACTGAATCTTGCTTAGGATCTGATCTAGTGGTTGGTCAGATGGCTGATCAAGATGAATCAAGAACTAACAGTTTTAACGAAGCTGGGTCGAGCTCTAAGGATAATATTCACGAAGAGAGAGATGAAGGTTGGCTACAATTGAGTATAGGCGGTCACACTCAAACTCAAAGTACGGCCAtccataacaacaacaacaacaacaacaacaagcaTGATGATCATGATCACCAGGTAGACCCAACAGCGAGAAGAGATTCCAGATTGATCGAGCTTGATCTATTACGTGGTGGCGGTACTTCACAACAAGCAAGGCCAATAGGCGCCCCTATGCTTCATGTGCCTCCAGAATTTAGAGCTCCTCGTGCGATTCCGAATTACCCAAGTGCTGCCACTAGTTTTAGTACATCTTCCTTGTTTTTTCAGCATCCGGGAAGTAGTTCAAACTTTCCTCATCAAGAGATTAACTGGGCGTTTAGGCCAATCTCGCATAATATAGGGACTGTTTCTTCTTCtacatcatcatcaccatcatatTCTCCTTTGATGCCAATTGGAAACTACTTTTCACGGCCCTTTCAGTACCCGTCGGGAGTCGATGTTGCCGGGCCGAGCTTAGACTTCAGAGTCATTGATCCTCCTCGGAGGCCTCTTTCGGGCATTTGGTTTATGCTACAAGCATCCCAAAATCA AGTAAAAGAGCCATTTTTGCCTCAGATACCAAAGAGTTACCTGAGAATCAA GGATGGAAGGATGCAAGTTCGATTTTTGATGAAGTATTTGGTCAATAAGCTGAGAATGGATAGCGAATCAGAG ATAGAGATAACATGTAGAGGGCAACAGCTTCTACCTTTCTTGACGTTGCAGCATGTAAGAGATAACATATGGAGTACGAGGGACGCAGTGACGACTTTGCTTCCAGACTCCTCAACCACAGACCATGTCATGGTGTTGCACTACGGTAGGAGTGcttga